One uncultured Hyphomonas sp. genomic region harbors:
- the lexA gene encoding transcriptional repressor LexA — protein sequence MLTNKQKELLLFINERIKETGVSPSFDEMKEALDLASKSGIHRLITALEERGFIRRLAHRARALEVLKLPESAVASATPRGRKDFRPALVSAGRPAAEASPRTVPLIGRIAAGLPISAIQQDNGHVNAPDGLSDSEEHFALEVQGDSMIDAGILEGDIVICRRTESASTGDIVVALIDGEEATLKRLRRKGASVALEAANPAYETRIFGPDRVAVQGRLVALVRRYD from the coding sequence ATGTTGACCAATAAGCAAAAAGAGCTCCTGCTCTTCATCAATGAGCGGATCAAAGAGACAGGCGTCTCTCCCTCTTTTGACGAGATGAAGGAAGCGCTCGATCTCGCTTCGAAATCCGGTATCCACCGCCTTATCACCGCGCTCGAAGAACGCGGCTTCATCCGTCGCCTCGCCCACCGGGCCAGGGCCCTGGAAGTTCTGAAATTGCCGGAATCGGCTGTCGCGTCTGCAACGCCTCGCGGACGGAAGGACTTCCGCCCCGCCCTGGTTTCTGCGGGTCGGCCGGCGGCTGAAGCGTCGCCGCGCACCGTTCCCCTGATTGGCCGGATCGCCGCAGGTCTTCCGATTTCCGCAATCCAGCAGGACAACGGACATGTGAACGCCCCGGATGGGCTATCCGACAGCGAAGAACACTTTGCACTCGAGGTACAGGGCGACTCCATGATCGATGCAGGTATTCTGGAGGGAGATATCGTGATCTGCCGCCGGACTGAATCGGCCAGCACCGGGGATATTGTCGTGGCGCTCATCGATGGTGAGGAGGCGACGCTGAAACGCCTTCGCCGCAAAGGGGCTTCCGTCGCACTGGAAGCAGCCAACCCGGCCTACGAGACGCGTATATTCGGGCCTGACCGGGTCGCAGTCCAGGGCCGTCTGGTGGCGCTGGTCCGCCGGTACGACTAA
- a CDS encoding ComEC/Rec2 family competence protein, translating to MLQFRRPGWQKHKVAAEGKGLAPAIAAVWGSLWSIAEIDSRPLLLGFSLCGGVIVYFTLSNEPLIWPCLIATFVAGILYISTRWVWWMSAINLPALVLLGLIGGFTAATFRTASVEAPVISSGMRPLMLEGWVREVEPGAKGNRLRIEVHALSGVSAEETPKFVRVTHRLDLQVAPGRFVRCFALLRPPPSPSLPGDYDFRRQAWFEQLGGVGYVMGRCRGGTLGAPDSRTKQLDLRVAAFRRRLAEHVNEAAGSRAGGFAAALVSGDRSFMKMEDQEALRASGLSHLLAISGLHMAMVGGLVFLLVRRGLAFIEPLALRIAVQKPAAIAALSASFVYLVISGGSVSTQRAFIMSAVVFGAVLADRAALSLRSYAIAMILVVLLQPESVMTPGFQMSFAASGALIATYDAWSRRRAERERILGSMSFSWASLFVTSLVAGAATAPFAIYHFDRLAGFGLLANLLAMPIISFVSAPLAALSLILTPFGFGDTGLRLFGLSLEAVLAVAHWCASLPNAAYTLPKTMPAATLVLSSCAIACAMAARGSARILLSVLLILPAAILWVRSEDVIAHWAPSGELFLRSGNGEIVRFEMIDGDGLSPLRYSNANPGAPCTAPTCTYPVVGNGVTDGAATFYRDGDAVPAVELRLDDLHLRLDWADVITSGGITIKSGQKGPKRLTAPECGKRPWRACN from the coding sequence ATGCTGCAGTTCAGGCGTCCTGGCTGGCAGAAACACAAGGTTGCTGCTGAAGGCAAGGGGCTGGCGCCAGCTATTGCAGCCGTGTGGGGCAGCCTTTGGTCTATTGCGGAAATAGACTCGCGTCCGTTGCTGCTCGGCTTTTCCCTTTGTGGGGGAGTAATCGTCTATTTTACCCTGTCAAACGAGCCGCTGATCTGGCCCTGTCTCATTGCAACATTTGTGGCAGGTATCCTCTACATTTCCACCAGATGGGTCTGGTGGATGTCGGCCATCAATCTTCCGGCACTCGTCCTTCTTGGATTGATCGGAGGTTTCACCGCAGCGACCTTTAGAACCGCTTCTGTTGAAGCGCCTGTCATCAGTTCCGGGATGCGGCCCCTGATGCTGGAAGGATGGGTCCGTGAAGTGGAACCGGGGGCAAAGGGGAATCGGCTGCGCATAGAGGTTCATGCGCTTTCCGGCGTTAGCGCAGAAGAAACCCCGAAATTTGTTCGGGTCACGCATCGGCTGGACCTGCAGGTTGCACCGGGGCGGTTCGTGAGATGTTTCGCGCTTCTGCGACCCCCACCATCGCCGTCGCTGCCCGGTGACTATGATTTCCGGCGGCAAGCCTGGTTCGAACAGCTGGGCGGCGTCGGGTATGTGATGGGACGTTGCAGAGGGGGCACGCTTGGCGCCCCCGACAGCCGGACGAAACAGCTGGACCTCCGTGTAGCTGCGTTCCGCAGGCGGCTTGCCGAACATGTGAATGAAGCAGCCGGCTCGCGAGCAGGCGGGTTCGCAGCGGCACTCGTTTCCGGGGACCGCAGCTTCATGAAGATGGAGGATCAGGAAGCGTTGCGGGCATCCGGCCTGTCGCACCTCCTTGCCATTTCAGGGCTGCACATGGCCATGGTTGGGGGGCTTGTCTTCCTGCTTGTAAGGCGCGGTCTGGCCTTCATCGAACCGCTCGCATTACGCATAGCCGTTCAGAAACCTGCGGCGATCGCGGCCTTGTCAGCGAGCTTCGTTTACCTCGTCATTTCAGGGGGAAGCGTTTCCACGCAGCGGGCGTTCATCATGTCTGCTGTTGTCTTCGGCGCCGTTCTCGCAGACCGGGCGGCGCTCAGTTTACGTTCCTATGCAATCGCGATGATTCTGGTGGTCTTGCTACAGCCTGAAAGTGTGATGACTCCAGGGTTCCAGATGTCCTTCGCTGCGTCCGGGGCCTTGATCGCGACCTATGATGCCTGGTCGCGGCGCCGGGCAGAGCGAGAACGCATTCTTGGATCGATGAGCTTTAGCTGGGCATCCCTCTTCGTGACGTCATTGGTGGCGGGTGCCGCCACCGCGCCATTCGCCATCTATCACTTTGACCGGTTGGCGGGGTTTGGCCTTCTCGCCAATCTGCTGGCGATGCCGATCATATCTTTCGTCAGTGCCCCGCTCGCGGCCTTGTCCCTGATCCTGACGCCCTTTGGGTTTGGGGATACAGGATTGAGATTGTTCGGACTGTCGCTGGAAGCTGTCCTGGCGGTGGCTCATTGGTGCGCTTCCCTGCCAAATGCTGCCTATACACTCCCCAAGACGATGCCAGCCGCGACGCTGGTACTCAGTTCCTGCGCAATCGCCTGTGCGATGGCGGCGCGGGGAAGCGCGCGCATCTTGCTCTCTGTCTTGCTGATTCTGCCTGCAGCTATTCTGTGGGTGCGGTCAGAAGACGTTATTGCCCATTGGGCGCCATCCGGTGAGCTGTTCCTGAGGAGCGGGAATGGAGAAATCGTCCGCTTTGAAATGATCGATGGCGATGGATTGTCACCGCTTCGGTACTCTAATGCTAACCCGGGCGCGCCGTGTACCGCCCCAACGTGCACCTATCCTGTTGTGGGGAATGGGGTTACCGACGGAGCCGCGACGTTCTACCGGGACGGTGACGCAGTACCGGCTGTCGAACTCCGCCTCGACGACCTTCATCTCAGACTGGATTGGGCCGACGTCATCACATCCGGCGGCATAACCATAAAATCGGGACAGAAAGGCCCAAAACGCCTGACCGCTCCGGAGTGTGGAAAACGGCCCTGGCGGGCATGTAATTAG
- the gltX gene encoding glutamate--tRNA ligase, which produces MDVVTRFAPSPTGMLHIGGARTALFNYLFAKHNNGKFLLRIEDTDRERSTPEATAAILEGMDWLGLTPDEPPVMQFERASRHAEVAEEMIRLGTAFRCYATQEELQARRDLGEEKRKAAKAEGISDEEKASLLEEAHALLAPYRSPWRDGAPPPSPDAPYTVRLRAPESGERILEDGVQGTVRIQADELDDLILLRADGTPTYMLAVVVDDHDMGITHIIRGDDHLRNAFRQIPIYEAMGWDVPFMAHVPMIHGADGAKLSKRHGALSTLAYREMGYLPEAMRAYLLRIGWSHGDQEIFTDEEAVAAFDVSGINRAPGRLDLDKLGQVNSHFLRLASDERLFDLLKPYWEAEAPIGDAESRLRAALPHMKDRGTTLPELAQAFSFLLAKRPLEMNKKARKAVRGEGLDRLRSLRDELQQLSDWTAEQISVTIASYCTAQGLSMGQIGPPLRAALTGGLPAPDIAPVLEWLGRDEALGRIEDQLAPENAPGA; this is translated from the coding sequence ATGGACGTTGTCACGCGGTTTGCCCCCTCTCCCACTGGCATGCTCCATATTGGAGGCGCCCGGACTGCACTTTTCAACTACCTTTTCGCGAAACACAACAACGGGAAGTTTCTTCTGAGGATCGAAGACACTGACCGCGAACGTTCGACGCCGGAAGCGACTGCCGCCATCCTTGAAGGGATGGACTGGCTTGGGCTCACGCCGGATGAGCCGCCGGTGATGCAATTCGAGCGCGCCTCCCGGCATGCCGAAGTCGCAGAAGAGATGATCCGCCTCGGCACGGCATTCCGGTGTTATGCCACTCAGGAAGAGCTACAGGCGCGCCGGGACCTCGGCGAAGAGAAGCGGAAAGCTGCGAAAGCGGAAGGCATATCCGATGAGGAGAAGGCCTCCCTGCTTGAAGAAGCCCATGCCTTGCTGGCGCCTTACCGGTCTCCCTGGCGGGACGGTGCCCCGCCGCCCTCGCCCGACGCCCCCTACACTGTGCGCCTGCGGGCGCCGGAGAGTGGAGAACGTATCCTTGAGGATGGCGTTCAGGGCACAGTCCGCATTCAGGCAGACGAGCTGGATGACCTTATCCTGCTGCGCGCCGATGGCACGCCGACCTATATGCTGGCTGTCGTCGTCGACGATCACGACATGGGAATCACGCACATCATCCGTGGCGACGATCATTTGCGGAACGCCTTCCGGCAGATCCCGATTTATGAGGCGATGGGCTGGGACGTTCCGTTCATGGCCCACGTTCCGATGATCCACGGCGCCGATGGTGCGAAACTCTCCAAACGGCACGGGGCGCTCTCGACGCTTGCTTACCGCGAGATGGGGTACTTGCCCGAAGCGATGCGGGCATATCTGCTGCGTATCGGCTGGAGCCATGGTGATCAGGAAATCTTCACCGACGAAGAGGCTGTCGCCGCTTTCGATGTCTCCGGCATCAACCGTGCCCCCGGACGGCTGGACCTCGACAAACTCGGCCAAGTCAACTCGCACTTCCTGCGCCTGGCAAGCGACGAGCGTCTGTTTGATTTGCTAAAGCCCTACTGGGAGGCAGAAGCGCCGATCGGTGACGCCGAATCCCGATTGCGAGCAGCCTTGCCCCACATGAAAGACCGGGGCACGACTTTGCCGGAACTTGCACAGGCATTTTCGTTCCTGTTGGCCAAAAGACCGCTGGAAATGAACAAAAAGGCCAGAAAGGCTGTTCGCGGTGAGGGACTTGACCGTTTGCGTAGCTTGCGCGACGAACTGCAGCAGCTGTCGGATTGGACGGCTGAACAGATTTCTGTGACGATTGCTTCTTATTGCACTGCACAAGGCCTATCTATGGGGCAGATAGGCCCTCCGTTGCGCGCTGCGCTCACAGGCGGACTGCCAGCACCGGATATTGCGCCGGTACTGGAATGGCTCGGCCGGGACGAAGCGCTTGGAAGAATTGAAGATCAACTGGCGCCGGAAAATGCTCCGGGCGCCTGA
- a CDS encoding citrate synthase has protein sequence MENKTKQTGTAKLDVAGNSYELPVLSGTHGPDVIDIRRVYAETNHFTFDPGFTSTASCESQITFIDGDEGVLLHRGYPIGQLAEQSTFPEVCHLILYGELPTKSELEDFNDTIKQHTLLHTQMDRFFEGFRRDSHPMAMLTATVGGLASFYPGAMDSEDPEERRLNSIRLLAKMPTLCARILKYNLGQKYVDPRNEYSYAENFLNMCFSVSAEDYKVDPAIAKAMDRFFILHADHEQNASTSTVRLAGSSGAHPFAAVAAGVACLWGPSHGGANEACLNMLHQIGSADRIPEFIEKAKDKNDPFRLMGFGHRVYKNYDPRAKVMRESAHEVLDLLGLKDTPILEVAMELERIALEDEYFIEKKLYPNVDFYSGIILDAIGFPKQMFTVLFSLARTVGWVAQLNEMIDDPTQRIGRPRQIYTGAAKRDYVPIDQR, from the coding sequence ATGGAAAACAAGACGAAACAAACCGGCACCGCAAAACTGGATGTTGCTGGTAACTCCTACGAACTGCCGGTCCTGTCCGGAACACACGGCCCCGACGTAATCGATATCCGTCGGGTATACGCGGAAACGAACCATTTCACGTTCGATCCGGGCTTCACCTCCACAGCCAGCTGTGAAAGCCAGATTACGTTCATCGACGGGGATGAAGGCGTGCTTCTTCATCGCGGCTACCCGATCGGCCAACTTGCTGAACAGTCCACCTTCCCGGAAGTCTGCCATCTGATCCTGTATGGCGAGCTGCCGACAAAGTCTGAGCTCGAAGACTTCAACGATACGATCAAGCAGCACACCCTGCTTCACACCCAGATGGATCGTTTCTTCGAAGGGTTCCGGCGCGACAGCCACCCAATGGCGATGCTGACAGCAACGGTTGGCGGACTTGCCTCCTTCTATCCGGGCGCCATGGACAGCGAGGACCCGGAAGAGCGCCGTCTCAACTCGATCCGTCTTCTTGCAAAGATGCCGACCCTCTGTGCCAGAATCCTGAAGTACAATCTCGGCCAGAAATACGTCGATCCGCGGAACGAGTACTCGTACGCAGAGAACTTTCTGAACATGTGTTTCTCGGTTTCAGCCGAGGACTACAAAGTCGACCCGGCAATCGCCAAGGCGATGGACCGCTTCTTTATCCTGCACGCTGACCACGAGCAGAACGCGTCGACCTCGACCGTCCGTCTCGCCGGCTCGTCGGGCGCTCACCCGTTCGCCGCTGTCGCTGCAGGCGTGGCCTGCCTCTGGGGCCCCAGCCATGGCGGCGCCAATGAAGCCTGCCTCAATATGCTGCACCAGATTGGCTCGGCAGACCGGATTCCGGAATTCATCGAGAAGGCCAAGGACAAGAACGACCCCTTCCGCCTCATGGGCTTCGGCCACCGCGTGTACAAAAACTACGATCCACGCGCCAAAGTGATGCGCGAGTCAGCCCATGAAGTGCTCGACCTGCTCGGCCTCAAGGATACGCCGATCCTCGAAGTGGCGATGGAGCTGGAACGTATCGCCCTCGAAGACGAGTACTTCATCGAGAAGAAGCTCTACCCGAACGTCGACTTCTATTCCGGCATCATCCTGGATGCGATCGGCTTCCCGAAGCAGATGTTCACTGTGCTGTTCTCGCTCGCCCGCACCGTCGGCTGGGTCGCCCAGCTGAACGAAATGATCGACGACCCGACCCAGCGTATTGGCCGTCCGCGCCAAATCTATACCGGTGCGGCGAAGCGGGATTATGTTCCGATCGATCAACGCTAA
- the purQ gene encoding phosphoribosylformylglycinamidine synthase subunit PurQ, whose amino-acid sequence MKTAVIVFPGSNCDRDAHDALLKVTGKAPAMVWHKDGTIPEGTDFVMVPGGFSYGDYLRCGAMAGNSPVISQLIAHAERGGYVLGVCNGFQILCETGLLPGALMRNASLHFVCKPQPLTVETSNTAFTSAYQGRSEVVIPIAHHDGNYYADDATLDRIEGDGHVAFRYAAGENPNGSARDIAGILSQNGRVLGLMPHPERAIGGHEGGDDGLGLFESLLSAA is encoded by the coding sequence ATGAAAACCGCTGTCATTGTCTTTCCTGGTTCGAACTGTGATCGTGATGCCCACGACGCGCTCCTCAAGGTTACCGGCAAGGCGCCGGCCATGGTGTGGCACAAGGACGGAACGATCCCCGAAGGCACGGACTTCGTGATGGTGCCTGGAGGCTTCTCCTACGGAGACTACCTGCGCTGTGGTGCCATGGCAGGCAATTCTCCGGTCATTTCCCAGCTGATCGCTCATGCCGAGCGCGGCGGCTATGTTCTAGGCGTCTGCAACGGGTTCCAGATCCTGTGCGAGACAGGCCTGCTGCCTGGCGCATTGATGCGCAATGCATCGCTGCACTTCGTCTGCAAACCCCAGCCGTTGACAGTCGAGACCTCCAATACGGCCTTCACCAGTGCGTATCAGGGACGCAGTGAAGTCGTCATCCCGATCGCCCATCATGATGGCAACTACTACGCAGATGACGCCACGCTCGACCGGATAGAAGGCGATGGCCACGTGGCATTCCGTTATGCGGCCGGCGAAAACCCGAATGGTTCAGCCCGCGATATCGCCGGCATCCTCAGCCAGAACGGGCGCGTCCTTGGACTCATGCCTCACCCGGAGCGGGCCATTGGCGGCCATGAAGGTGGTGATGACGGTCTCGGACTGTTCGAGAGCCTGCTGAGCGCAGCCTGA
- a CDS encoding sulfotransferase, which yields MTSSVDPNKLSARLSEASALRNAGHVPEAIAAYRDVLGMEPNLPDSWYNLGWLLRRNGQPSDALKAYEEALARNITGPEEVWLNIGVLHADDFLKPDAAIEAYEQALKLKEDFVPALFNLANTHEDLGQVERAVALYQKILEVAPMEAEPLARIANISRPTSLDDGIVKRVDEARVRQDIPAASRASLEFAFGRMLDFLGEYDAAFAAYERANQASESVRPPNYPGFNQGRSEAIVDALKAMPAPSAGKLPSSPIQPVFILGQFRSGSTLLEQILSGHSQVSTMGELPLLAQIGAKRFSPYPAKLADASEEELANARGEYFKGLEDRRSGLSGIVTDKRPDNYFHVGMILRLFPEARILHTVRDPRDVCLSTFFAHLDLHQVHATDLKNIARHYRAYEQLIAHWKSLAPDQILDVPYDTLVNEPEREVRRVLDFLGLPFEQACLEFHASSAPVKTASVWQVREPLYTRSSGRWRNYEKHLGPMMEVLNGTTR from the coding sequence ATGACTTCTTCTGTTGATCCGAATAAATTGTCGGCCCGCCTGTCCGAAGCGTCTGCGCTTCGCAATGCTGGACACGTTCCCGAAGCGATTGCCGCATATCGCGACGTCCTCGGCATGGAACCCAACTTGCCGGACAGCTGGTACAATCTTGGCTGGCTGCTCCGCCGCAATGGGCAACCTTCCGACGCCCTGAAAGCTTATGAAGAAGCACTGGCAAGAAACATTACGGGCCCCGAAGAAGTCTGGCTCAATATTGGCGTTTTACACGCAGATGATTTCCTGAAACCGGATGCTGCCATTGAGGCTTATGAGCAGGCACTGAAGCTCAAGGAAGACTTTGTTCCAGCCCTCTTCAATCTGGCAAACACGCATGAAGACCTTGGACAGGTCGAACGCGCTGTCGCGCTCTATCAGAAGATCCTGGAAGTTGCGCCCATGGAAGCCGAGCCTTTGGCGAGGATCGCCAATATCAGCCGGCCGACTTCGCTGGACGACGGGATCGTCAAACGCGTCGACGAAGCCCGAGTCCGGCAGGACATCCCTGCAGCGTCTCGCGCCAGTCTTGAATTTGCCTTTGGCAGAATGCTCGACTTCCTTGGCGAATATGATGCTGCCTTCGCCGCTTATGAGCGCGCAAACCAGGCGTCAGAGTCCGTGCGTCCGCCGAATTATCCGGGATTTAACCAAGGCAGGAGCGAAGCCATTGTGGATGCGCTTAAGGCAATGCCGGCCCCATCGGCTGGGAAGCTGCCCTCTTCCCCGATACAGCCGGTATTCATCCTCGGACAGTTCCGCTCCGGCTCGACCTTGCTGGAACAGATCCTCTCCGGCCACAGTCAGGTTTCGACCATGGGTGAGCTGCCCTTGCTGGCTCAGATCGGTGCCAAGCGGTTTTCTCCATATCCTGCAAAGCTTGCAGACGCTTCAGAAGAAGAGCTGGCGAATGCGCGGGGAGAATACTTCAAAGGTCTCGAAGACCGCCGTTCGGGTCTTTCAGGTATTGTGACCGATAAGCGCCCGGACAACTATTTTCACGTCGGGATGATCCTGCGCCTCTTTCCGGAAGCCAGAATTCTTCACACGGTGCGGGATCCGCGGGATGTTTGCCTGTCGACGTTCTTTGCCCATCTTGATCTTCATCAGGTGCACGCAACGGACCTTAAGAATATCGCCCGGCACTACAGGGCTTATGAACAGCTCATAGCCCATTGGAAATCACTGGCGCCAGATCAGATTCTCGATGTCCCCTATGATACGCTTGTAAACGAGCCCGAACGGGAAGTGAGAAGAGTCCTCGATTTCCTGGGCCTGCCTTTTGAGCAAGCCTGTCTCGAATTTCATGCCTCCTCCGCACCCGTGAAGACCGCCAGTGTCTGGCAGGTACGTGAGCCGCTTTATACACGCTCCTCAGGACGCTGGCGGAACTATGAAAAGCATCTCGGCCCAATGATGGAGGTTCTCAATGGCACAACACGCTGA
- a CDS encoding adenosine deaminase, which yields MAQHAELIASLPKAELHLHIEGSFEPEMMMQIAERNRVEIPFKTLEDAKAAYNFSNLQEFLDLYYQGMNVLRTEQDFHDLTWAYLNRVKKDNVRHVEMFYDPQAHTGRGVAFGTVTEGILSALERGEKELGISSMLIMSFLRHLSEEDGFALLEESKPWHDKFVGVGLDSSEVGHPPLKFERLFARCRELGFKLCLHAGEEGPPSYVREALLDIGADRIDHGNRSMEDAGLIEILRDTQTPLTNCPLSNLALCVIDDLKKSPLKAQLEAGLLVTVNSDDPAYFGGYIGKNYEQISEALDLSSEQIIQLAKNSFAASFLPESVRSQFIREIEGA from the coding sequence ATGGCACAACACGCTGAGCTGATCGCGAGCCTTCCGAAAGCCGAACTGCACCTTCACATTGAGGGTAGTTTTGAACCGGAAATGATGATGCAGATTGCGGAGCGCAATCGGGTCGAAATTCCGTTTAAAACTCTGGAAGACGCAAAAGCTGCCTACAATTTCTCGAACCTTCAGGAATTTCTGGACCTCTATTATCAGGGCATGAACGTCCTGCGCACGGAGCAGGATTTCCACGACCTGACCTGGGCCTATCTCAACCGTGTAAAAAAAGACAATGTCCGGCACGTCGAGATGTTCTATGACCCGCAGGCGCATACCGGGCGCGGCGTCGCATTCGGAACAGTGACTGAGGGTATTCTCTCCGCTCTGGAACGCGGAGAAAAAGAACTCGGCATCAGTTCGATGTTGATCATGAGCTTCCTTCGACACCTTTCGGAAGAAGACGGCTTTGCGCTGCTGGAGGAATCAAAACCCTGGCATGACAAGTTCGTCGGCGTTGGCCTCGACAGTTCGGAGGTCGGTCACCCGCCCCTGAAGTTTGAACGCCTTTTTGCCCGATGCAGGGAACTTGGCTTCAAACTCTGCCTGCATGCCGGTGAAGAAGGTCCGCCCTCCTATGTCAGGGAAGCGCTTCTGGACATTGGCGCGGACCGGATCGATCACGGGAACCGGTCCATGGAGGACGCTGGCCTGATCGAGATCCTGCGCGATACGCAGACCCCCCTGACCAACTGTCCGCTGTCAAACCTCGCCCTTTGTGTAATTGATGATCTGAAGAAAAGCCCCCTCAAGGCGCAACTTGAAGCAGGCCTCCTCGTGACCGTGAATTCAGACGATCCGGCGTATTTTGGCGGTTACATCGGAAAGAACTACGAACAGATCAGCGAAGCGCTCGACCTGTCTTCGGAGCAGATAATTCAGCTGGCGAAGAACAGTTTTGCGGCGTCATTCCTGCCGGAAAGCGTGCGCTCACAATTCATACGGGAAATAGAAGGCGCTTGA